One region of Armigeres subalbatus isolate Guangzhou_Male chromosome 3, GZ_Asu_2, whole genome shotgun sequence genomic DNA includes:
- the LOC134225349 gene encoding 2-methoxy-6-polyprenyl-1,4-benzoquinol methylase, mitochondrial-like yields the protein MLVQYMRRLLPRIIPLRSSTACYSAQHQKPDESGTTHFGYETVAESEKWQKVHKVFEQVASSYDLMNDAMSFGVHRLWKDIFMERLAPIGGGNRLLDMAGGTGDIAFRYLKYLNNQPPEDHQVTNHVTVSDINQNMLDVGKERYKRLDIKPRNCTIDWVCANAEKLPFADNSYTAYTIAFGIRNVTHIDKVLSEAYRVLKPGGRFLCLEFSHVSNDYLRWIYDQYSFQVIPPMGQILANQWQPYQYLVESIRKFPKQEEFKAMIQDAGFKSVQYEDLTFGVCAMHSGFKL from the exons ATGCTAGTCCAGTATATGCGTAGATTGCTTCCCCGGATTATCCCTCTCAGATCATCCACCGCATGTTACTCCGCACAACATCAGAAGCCAGATGAATCTGGCACCACCCATTTCGGTTACGAAACCGTGgcggaaagtgagaaatggcaAAAAGTACACAAAGTATTCGAACAAGTGGCCTCCTCTTACGACCTGATGAACGATGCAATGTCCTTCGGGGTCCATCGCTTGTGGAAGGACATATTCATGGAACGCTTAGCGCCAATTGGCGGTGGTAATCGATTGTTGGATATGGCCGGCGGGACCGGCGATATTGCTTTCCGTTATCTTAAATACCTGAACAATCAACCGCCGGAGGATCATCAAGTTACCAATCACGTAACAGTTTCGGATATCAATCAAAACATGCTGGATGTTGGTAAAGAGCGATACAAAAG ATTAGACATAAAACCTAGAAACTGTACAATCGATTGGGTCTGCGCCAATGCCGAAAAATTGCCTTTTGCCGATAACTCATACACTGCCTATACAATCGCGTTCGGAATTCGTAATGTTACGCACATTGATAag GTGCTTTCTGAAGCTTATCGGGTACTTAAACCAGGAGGACGATTTCTTTGCCTTGAATTCAGTCATGTTTCCAACGACTATTTGAGATG GATTTACGACCAGTACTCGTTTCAAGTAATTCCTCCCATGGGTCAAATCCTGGCCAATCAATGGCAACCATACCAGTATTTGGTGGAAAGCATACGAAAATTCCCAAAGCAAGAGGAGTTCAAAGCAATGATTCAGGATGCAGGTTTCAAGTCCGTTCAATATGAAGATCTAACATTTGGAGTATGTGCAATGCATTCTGGGTTTAAattataa